The following proteins are encoded in a genomic region of Pseudomonadota bacterium:
- a CDS encoding class I SAM-dependent rRNA methyltransferase: MQSSLIIDNGAARRVREGELWLPEAAVVGRRQRIPGIARLLDRRRRFVASAFVSPGSRHYLRVISAEDAAIDGAFWRTRFERALARRSRLFDFTDAYRVVFGESDGIPSVIVDRYADVVSFQIGCAGAESIRTDILEIVDWLLSPRAIVERGDSEVRRSEGLPAEDRIVKGSDACAVVKEGSESFEVDALSGQKTGAYLDYRSIRSAAREMARGDCLDAFCYQGWFSCRIAERARRVVAVDSSRPALDAAARNAKSNAHANIEFACQDAFDFVRGCRQSFDFIHLDPPAMAKRRQDLPAAIRRYERAALDSIAILRPGGVIMISACSQRITERMLEGVARSAAKASGRGCTILWRGIQDIDHPVLRSHPESLYLKAMAVRIA; encoded by the coding sequence GGAGCTCTGGCTCCCCGAGGCGGCGGTCGTGGGGCGAAGGCAGCGCATTCCCGGGATCGCGCGGCTGCTCGACCGGCGCCGCAGGTTCGTCGCCTCCGCATTCGTCTCCCCGGGTTCGCGGCACTATCTGCGCGTCATTTCGGCCGAGGACGCGGCCATCGACGGGGCGTTCTGGAGGACGCGCTTCGAGAGGGCGCTGGCCAGGCGATCGAGGCTCTTCGATTTCACCGACGCCTATCGCGTGGTGTTCGGGGAGAGCGACGGGATACCATCGGTGATCGTGGACCGCTACGCGGACGTGGTCTCGTTCCAGATCGGCTGCGCAGGGGCGGAGTCGATCCGCACGGATATCCTGGAGATCGTCGATTGGCTGCTCTCGCCGCGGGCGATCGTGGAGAGGGGCGACTCAGAGGTGCGTCGCTCCGAGGGGCTCCCGGCCGAGGACAGGATCGTGAAGGGATCGGACGCCTGCGCTGTGGTGAAAGAGGGCAGCGAGAGCTTCGAGGTCGATGCGCTGTCGGGCCAGAAGACCGGCGCCTATCTCGATTACCGCTCCATCAGGAGCGCGGCGCGGGAGATGGCGAGGGGCGACTGCCTCGACGCCTTCTGCTATCAGGGCTGGTTCTCCTGCCGGATCGCCGAAAGGGCACGGAGGGTGGTTGCGGTGGACAGTTCTAGGCCCGCGCTGGACGCAGCGGCCAGGAATGCGAAATCGAACGCGCACGCGAACATCGAGTTCGCCTGCCAGGACGCCTTCGACTTCGTCAGGGGATGCAGACAAAGCTTCGATTTCATACACCTGGACCCGCCGGCCATGGCCAAGCGCAGGCAGGATCTGCCTGCGGCGATCCGCAGATACGAGAGGGCGGCGCTGGACTCGATCGCGATCCTCCGTCCGGGCGGCGTCATCATGATCAGCGCCTGCTCGCAGAGGATCACCGAGCGGATGCTCGAAGGGGTCGCGCGGTCCGCTGCCAAGGCATCGGGCAGGGGGTGCACCATCCTCTGGCGAGGCATTCAGGACATAGATCACCCGGTCCTTCGCAGCCATCCCGAATCGTTGTATCTCAAAGCGATGGCGGTGCGGATTGCCTAA